Proteins from a single region of Dysosmobacter acutus:
- a CDS encoding thiamine diphosphokinase produces the protein MNACFIFGAGTNYGLYRRPADGDYVIAADAGYLTCQKEGIRPDLLIGDFDSMAEPVDFPNRMRLPVEKDDTDTMMAAKIGLDKGCKVFHIYGGTGGKRLDHTLSNLQMLLFLDSRGARGYLYDDAFVYTALCSGSLTIPRGPEWGLLSVFCFGAPATGVEEEGVQYPLKDAVLTPEFPLGVSNHIVAEEAKITVARGSLIVGWELEKAKSFL, from the coding sequence ATGAACGCCTGCTTTATTTTTGGGGCTGGGACGAATTACGGCCTCTATCGCCGCCCCGCAGACGGCGACTATGTGATCGCCGCCGACGCGGGATATCTGACCTGCCAAAAGGAGGGGATCCGTCCGGATCTGCTGATCGGGGACTTTGACTCCATGGCGGAGCCGGTGGATTTTCCAAACCGGATGCGTCTCCCGGTGGAAAAGGACGATACGGACACTATGATGGCCGCAAAGATCGGATTGGATAAGGGGTGTAAGGTATTTCACATTTACGGAGGAACCGGCGGAAAACGACTGGATCACACCCTGTCCAATCTGCAGATGCTGCTCTTTTTGGACAGCAGGGGGGCAAGGGGCTACCTCTATGACGACGCGTTTGTCTACACGGCGCTGTGCAGCGGTTCCCTGACCATCCCAAGAGGGCCGGAATGGGGGCTTTTATCGGTCTTCTGCTTCGGCGCTCCGGCCACCGGCGTGGAGGAAGAGGGCGTCCAGTATCCGCTGAAGGACGCGGTGCTGACGCCGGAGTTCCCGCTTGGGGTCAGCAACCACATCGTGGCGGAAGAGGCGAAGATCACCGTGGCCCGGGGCAGTCTGATCGTAGGGTGGGAGTTGGAGAAGGCTAAAAGTTTTTTATGA
- a CDS encoding nucleotidyltransferase family protein, protein MDWKIGCVLMAAGNARRFGDNKLCAQVQGKTLLRRAMESIPGQLFSSVAVVTQYPEGAEMAEEFGFLCVHNAHPDWGISHTIRLGLEALSGCDAVLFQVSDQPLLRRSSIEALIDLWMQRPDRIAALGRNGVRGNPCLFPARFFPELLSLTEDHGGSAVIRAHEESLILLDVAEEELTDVDTVQALAALQGRHSE, encoded by the coding sequence ATGGACTGGAAAATCGGATGCGTCCTCATGGCTGCGGGAAACGCCCGCCGCTTCGGCGACAACAAGCTCTGCGCCCAAGTGCAGGGCAAAACTCTGCTGCGCCGGGCCATGGAGAGTATACCGGGCCAGCTCTTTTCCTCCGTTGCCGTGGTGACCCAATATCCGGAGGGAGCGGAAATGGCCGAAGAGTTCGGTTTTCTCTGTGTCCACAACGCCCACCCCGACTGGGGCATCAGCCACACCATCCGTCTGGGGCTGGAGGCCCTGTCCGGCTGTGACGCGGTCCTCTTTCAGGTGTCCGACCAGCCGCTTCTGCGGCGGAGCAGCATTGAAGCGCTGATCGACCTGTGGATGCAGCGCCCGGACCGCATTGCGGCCCTGGGCCGCAACGGCGTCCGGGGCAATCCCTGCCTCTTCCCCGCCCGGTTCTTTCCGGAGCTGCTCTCCCTCACGGAGGACCACGGCGGCTCTGCGGTGATCCGCGCCCATGAGGAGAGCCTCATCCTGTTGGATGTTGCGGAGGAAGAGCTGACGGACGTGGACACGGTCCAGGCGCTGGCGGCACTGCAGGGCAGGCATTCAGAATAA
- the xdh gene encoding selenium-dependent xanthine dehydrogenase — protein sequence MATFTVNGRMVSVEKNQKLLRYLRDELHLTSVKDGCSEGACGTCHVLIDGKATKACIPQTDKLEGKAIVTVEGLSDFEKEVYTYAFGKAGAVQCGFCIPGMVISAKALLDVNPDPTEEEAAYAIRNNICRCTGYVKIIQAILLAAEVFRIGEVPRENEEWKVGARVPRIDVREKVTGTGQYPDDVYLDGMIYASAVRSAYPRAIVRAIHTDEARALPGVVGVFTAADVPGINKVGHLVKDWDTMIAVGDTTHYLGDAIALVAAEDRETLEKAKALVQVEYEVLESVRSAEEARAENAPLVHRTGNLLAHRHIHRGNAAFAIAKSKHVLTRRFHTPYTEHAFLEPECAVAYPDGDGVMVLSSDQGTYDTQQETMRMLGLGPDQVKVRNMLVGGGFGGKEDVTVQHHAALVAYLTKRPVKVKLTRAESILIHPKRHPMDMEFALGCDENGIIQGVAAQIIADTGAYASLGGPVLERACTHAAGPYNYQNFEIDGYAYYTNNPPAGAFRGFGVTQSCFAIESLLNEMADVVGISPWEIRYRNAIRPGQELPNGQIVDESTGLVETLEAVKPYYDSARYAGLACAMKNAGVGVGIPDTGRVRLAVQAGKVHIYAGASCIGQGLGTVLTQIVCELLSIAPEQVVYERANTYESPDSGTTSGSRQTLFTGEACRRACESLLDALKENSLTDLEGREFRGTYLGKTDPLGADVPNPVSHIAYGYATQMCELNEDGTIRRIVAAHDVGKAVNPISVEGQIEGGVVMSMGFALTEQYPLTDCRPTAKFGTLGLFRAHQIPQIKAIVVEKAGLKVGGGAIGVGEITSIPTAPAIADAYYRHDGKRRSSLPLEDTPYSRK from the coding sequence ATGGCAACATTTACCGTGAACGGCCGCATGGTCAGCGTGGAAAAGAATCAGAAGCTGCTGCGCTATCTGAGGGATGAACTGCACCTGACTTCTGTCAAGGACGGGTGCAGCGAGGGTGCCTGCGGCACCTGCCATGTGCTGATCGACGGGAAGGCCACCAAGGCCTGCATCCCCCAGACCGACAAATTGGAGGGCAAGGCCATCGTGACGGTGGAGGGCCTGTCGGATTTTGAAAAAGAGGTCTACACCTATGCCTTCGGCAAGGCCGGCGCGGTCCAGTGCGGCTTCTGCATCCCGGGCATGGTGATCTCCGCCAAGGCGCTGCTTGACGTGAACCCTGACCCTACGGAGGAAGAAGCGGCCTACGCCATCCGCAACAACATCTGCCGGTGTACCGGTTATGTGAAGATCATCCAGGCCATTTTGCTGGCGGCGGAGGTGTTTCGGATCGGCGAGGTGCCCCGGGAAAATGAGGAGTGGAAGGTGGGCGCCCGGGTGCCCCGCATCGACGTGCGGGAAAAGGTCACCGGCACCGGCCAGTATCCGGACGACGTCTATTTGGATGGGATGATCTATGCCAGCGCGGTCCGTTCCGCTTATCCCCGGGCCATCGTGAGGGCCATCCACACGGATGAGGCCCGGGCACTGCCCGGGGTGGTGGGCGTCTTCACCGCCGCCGACGTGCCGGGCATCAACAAGGTGGGCCATTTGGTGAAGGATTGGGACACCATGATCGCGGTGGGGGACACGACCCACTACCTTGGAGACGCCATCGCCCTTGTGGCGGCGGAGGATCGTGAGACGCTGGAGAAGGCGAAAGCACTGGTACAGGTGGAGTATGAGGTGCTGGAAAGCGTGCGCAGCGCCGAGGAGGCCCGGGCTGAAAACGCCCCCTTGGTCCACAGGACCGGGAACCTGCTGGCCCACCGGCACATCCACCGGGGAAACGCGGCCTTCGCCATTGCCAAATCCAAACACGTGCTGACCCGGCGGTTCCACACCCCGTATACGGAGCACGCCTTTTTGGAGCCGGAATGCGCCGTGGCCTATCCCGACGGAGACGGGGTCATGGTCCTCTCAAGCGACCAGGGCACCTATGACACCCAACAGGAGACCATGCGCATGTTGGGGCTTGGGCCGGACCAGGTGAAGGTCCGCAACATGCTGGTGGGCGGCGGATTCGGTGGGAAAGAGGACGTGACGGTCCAGCACCACGCCGCCCTGGTGGCCTATCTCACCAAGCGGCCGGTGAAGGTAAAGCTCACCCGGGCGGAGAGCATTCTGATCCACCCAAAACGCCACCCCATGGACATGGAGTTTGCGCTGGGCTGCGACGAAAACGGCATTATCCAGGGCGTGGCGGCTCAGATCATCGCCGACACCGGAGCCTACGCATCTTTGGGCGGGCCGGTGCTGGAGCGGGCCTGCACCCATGCCGCCGGGCCCTACAACTATCAGAACTTTGAGATCGACGGCTACGCCTACTACACCAACAATCCCCCGGCCGGAGCCTTCCGAGGCTTCGGCGTGACCCAGTCCTGCTTTGCCATTGAGAGCCTGCTCAATGAGATGGCGGATGTTGTGGGCATCTCCCCTTGGGAGATCCGCTACCGCAACGCCATCCGCCCCGGTCAGGAGCTGCCCAACGGCCAGATCGTGGACGAATCCACCGGACTGGTGGAGACTCTGGAGGCCGTCAAGCCCTATTACGACAGCGCCAGGTACGCGGGGCTGGCCTGCGCCATGAAAAACGCCGGCGTGGGCGTGGGCATCCCGGACACCGGCCGGGTCCGTCTGGCGGTCCAGGCGGGGAAGGTGCACATTTACGCCGGCGCCTCCTGCATCGGCCAGGGGCTGGGCACGGTGCTGACCCAGATCGTCTGCGAATTGCTGTCCATAGCGCCGGAGCAGGTGGTCTACGAGCGCGCAAACACCTATGAATCGCCGGATTCCGGCACCACCTCCGGCTCCCGTCAGACTCTTTTTACCGGAGAGGCCTGCCGGCGGGCCTGTGAGAGCCTGCTGGACGCATTGAAGGAAAACTCCTTAACAGACTTGGAGGGGAGGGAGTTTCGGGGGACATACCTTGGAAAAACCGACCCGCTGGGAGCGGATGTGCCCAACCCGGTGAGCCACATCGCCTACGGCTACGCCACCCAGATGTGCGAGCTCAACGAAGACGGCACCATCCGGCGGATCGTGGCGGCCCACGATGTGGGCAAAGCGGTGAACCCCATTTCGGTGGAGGGCCAGATCGAGGGCGGGGTGGTCATGTCCATGGGGTTTGCCCTGACAGAGCAGTACCCGCTGACGGACTGCAGGCCCACCGCCAAATTCGGCACCCTGGGCCTCTTCCGGGCTCATCAGATCCCGCAGATCAAGGCCATTGTGGTGGAGAAGGCCGGACTGAAGGTGGGCGGCGGGGCCATCGGCGTTGGAGAGATCACCTCCATCCCCACCGCGCCGGCCATCGCTGACGCCTATTACCGCCATGACGGAAAGCGGCGCAGCTCCCTGCCCCTTGAGGACACGCCCTACAGCCGGAAGTGA
- the yqeC gene encoding selenium cofactor biosynthesis protein YqeC produces the protein MICFYRVLDIQPGVTTVIGSGGKSLLLSTLGRELPGTVILCTTTRIYPIGRTLCTPGAEEVRQALKRWGTVCIGTELPNGKIGPPRQSIPLLMEIADYVIVEGDGAAGLPLKAHAPHEPVIPAQSGQIIQVVGFSGMGQTIREAAHRPERYAQLAGAELEDAVTPRMAAAVINQEGLCGRVLINQVDEPSQQAEEMASLLQVPAALGSLRKGWTSCLF, from the coding sequence ATGATTTGCTTTTACCGGGTCCTGGATATCCAGCCGGGCGTCACAACGGTCATCGGCAGCGGAGGGAAGTCCTTGCTGCTCTCCACCTTGGGCCGGGAACTTCCGGGGACGGTGATTCTATGCACCACCACCAGGATTTATCCCATTGGCCGGACGCTGTGCACTCCCGGAGCGGAGGAAGTGCGTCAGGCGCTGAAGCGCTGGGGCACGGTGTGCATTGGCACAGAGCTCCCCAATGGGAAGATAGGTCCTCCCCGGCAGTCCATCCCACTGCTGATGGAGATAGCCGACTATGTGATCGTGGAGGGGGACGGGGCGGCCGGTCTGCCGCTGAAGGCCCATGCGCCCCATGAGCCGGTCATTCCGGCGCAGAGCGGGCAGATCATCCAGGTGGTGGGGTTTTCCGGCATGGGGCAAACCATCCGGGAGGCGGCCCACCGGCCGGAGCGCTATGCCCAGCTGGCCGGAGCGGAGCTGGAGGACGCGGTGACGCCGCGCATGGCCGCTGCGGTTATCAACCAAGAGGGCCTTTGCGGGCGGGTTCTAATCAATCAGGTGGACGAGCCCTCCCAACAGGCGGAGGAGATGGCCTCGCTTTTGCAGGTACCGGCAGCGCTGGGCTCGCTGCGGAAAGGATGGACTTCATGCTTGTTTTGA
- a CDS encoding winged helix-turn-helix domain-containing protein, with translation MKQNLTVKLTVRLFAEEKCFGPGVAQLLALVDEVHSLRAAAMRMDMAYSKAWKIIRAAEAGFGCKLLFSTTGGRGGGGAVLTEEARQILTSYRRYCTQIESYGEQLFREVFPFCAKDQSSK, from the coding sequence ATGAAACAGAATTTGACCGTAAAACTGACTGTGCGCCTCTTCGCGGAGGAGAAGTGTTTCGGCCCCGGGGTCGCCCAGCTGCTGGCCTTGGTGGACGAGGTGCATTCTCTGCGCGCCGCGGCAATGCGCATGGATATGGCTTACTCCAAGGCCTGGAAAATTATCCGTGCCGCCGAGGCGGGCTTCGGCTGCAAGCTGCTCTTCTCCACCACCGGCGGGCGGGGCGGCGGAGGTGCCGTCCTGACAGAGGAGGCGCGGCAGATTCTGACCTCCTACCGGCGCTACTGCACCCAGATAGAGTCCTATGGGGAGCAGCTCTTCCGGGAGGTCTTCCCCTTTTGCGCAAAAGACCAATCCTCAAAATAG
- the xdhB gene encoding xanthine dehydrogenase subunit XdhB, which produces MYDMKALYEARSVADAVRLRQEHPQAQIIAGGSDVLVQMREGKRAGAELISIYGIDELRGVTLEEDGTLRIGSLTSFSHITRHPLIQKYINVLGQAVDQVGGPQIRNIGTIGGNTCNGVTSADSASTLHAYEAIVELIGPEGVRRVPIEKFYIKAGVVDIRPGEIQTALLIPKDSYQDTVGHYIKYAMRNAMDIATLGCSVNVRLSRDKRTVLRARIAYGVAGPVPMRCPGAEAAANGRAVSEEMVEAFSRAVLEDIHPRDSWRASKAFREHIAVESARRCMRESIRLAGGEL; this is translated from the coding sequence ATGTATGATATGAAAGCGCTGTATGAGGCCCGGAGTGTGGCCGACGCGGTGCGGCTGCGCCAGGAGCATCCCCAAGCCCAGATCATCGCCGGCGGCTCCGACGTGCTGGTACAGATGCGGGAGGGGAAACGCGCCGGCGCGGAGCTGATCTCCATCTATGGCATCGACGAACTGCGGGGCGTTACCCTGGAGGAGGATGGCACGCTGCGCATCGGAAGCCTGACCAGCTTTTCCCACATCACCCGCCACCCTCTTATCCAAAAGTACATCAACGTGCTGGGCCAGGCGGTGGATCAGGTGGGCGGCCCCCAGATCCGGAACATCGGCACCATTGGCGGCAACACCTGCAACGGCGTGACCTCCGCCGATTCCGCCTCCACGCTCCACGCCTATGAGGCCATTGTGGAGCTCATCGGCCCAGAAGGGGTGCGGCGCGTCCCCATTGAAAAGTTCTACATCAAGGCCGGCGTGGTGGACATCCGCCCCGGTGAGATTCAGACGGCCCTCCTCATTCCAAAGGACAGCTATCAGGATACCGTTGGCCACTACATCAAATATGCCATGCGCAATGCAATGGACATCGCAACCCTTGGGTGCAGCGTCAACGTCCGCCTGAGCAGGGATAAAAGGACCGTGCTCCGCGCCCGCATCGCCTACGGCGTGGCCGGGCCGGTGCCCATGCGCTGCCCCGGCGCCGAGGCCGCGGCCAACGGCAGGGCGGTTTCGGAGGAGATGGTGGAGGCGTTCAGCCGCGCGGTGCTGGAGGACATCCACCCCCGCGACAGCTGGCGGGCCTCCAAGGCCTTCCGGGAGCACATTGCCGTGGAATCGGCAAGGCGCTGCATGCGGGAATCCATCCGTCTTGCGGGAGGTGAGCTGTAA
- the xdhC gene encoding xanthine dehydrogenase subunit XdhC: MEKQFKLVRCTINGKEVEQMVDVRASLTDMLRGDYRLTSVKKGCEVGECGACTVLIDGEAFNSCIYLAVWADGKHIQTLEGLLGPNGELSDIQQAFVEEAAIQCGFCTPGFILTATEILNSGKEYSDEELRKLLSGHLCRCTGYENILRAVKKTMYRRLGKKAETRMS, translated from the coding sequence ATGGAGAAGCAGTTTAAGCTGGTGCGATGCACCATCAACGGCAAAGAGGTGGAGCAGATGGTGGATGTGCGCGCCTCTCTCACCGACATGCTCCGGGGTGACTACCGGCTGACCTCTGTAAAAAAGGGCTGCGAGGTGGGGGAGTGCGGCGCCTGTACCGTCCTCATCGACGGCGAGGCGTTTAACTCCTGCATCTACTTGGCGGTGTGGGCCGACGGCAAGCACATCCAGACGCTGGAGGGACTCCTTGGACCCAATGGGGAGCTCAGCGACATCCAGCAGGCCTTTGTGGAGGAGGCGGCCATCCAGTGCGGCTTCTGCACCCCGGGCTTTATCCTGACGGCGACGGAGATTCTCAATTCCGGGAAGGAATACAGCGATGAGGAGCTGCGAAAGCTGCTCTCCGGCCACCTCTGCCGCTGCACGGGGTATGAGAACATCCTGCGGGCGGTAAAAAAGACCATGTACCGCCGCTTGGGCAAGAAAGCCGAAACCCGCATGTCATAA
- a CDS encoding energy-coupled thiamine transporter ThiT: MQHAKVKCLCEAAIMLALAQVLSYIKIEPLPSGGSIDLAMVPIIFFCFRYGLAWGTGVGFVYGLMQYFLGNGIAISWTTMIADYLVAYTLLGVGAGFFRGKKGGIYLGTVVGTFLRFLSSFVVGATVWAEYMPDEFLGMAMTNEWVYSFLYNMTWALPDAILCVVVFALLQKPLRKYFTCADLQQA; the protein is encoded by the coding sequence ATGCAACATGCAAAAGTCAAATGCCTCTGCGAGGCCGCCATCATGCTGGCCCTGGCCCAGGTGCTCAGCTACATCAAGATTGAGCCCCTGCCCAGCGGCGGCTCCATCGACCTCGCCATGGTGCCCATCATCTTCTTCTGCTTCCGCTACGGCCTGGCCTGGGGCACTGGCGTTGGGTTCGTCTATGGGCTGATGCAGTATTTCCTTGGAAATGGAATTGCCATCTCCTGGACCACCATGATCGCCGACTACCTGGTGGCCTACACGCTCTTAGGAGTAGGCGCGGGATTCTTCCGCGGAAAAAAGGGCGGCATCTATCTGGGTACTGTTGTCGGCACCTTCCTTCGCTTCCTTTCCAGCTTTGTGGTGGGCGCCACGGTCTGGGCCGAATATATGCCGGATGAATTCTTAGGCATGGCCATGACCAACGAGTGGGTCTACTCCTTCCTGTACAACATGACCTGGGCCCTGCCCGACGCCATTTTGTGCGTCGTGGTATTTGCGCTGCTGCAAAAGCCGCTGCGCAAATACTTTACCTGCGCGGACCTCCAGCAGGCGTAA
- the yqeB gene encoding selenium-dependent molybdenum cofactor biosynthesis protein YqeB → MLVLIRGAGDIATGIALRLWRSGMLVVMTDLPWPTAIRRTVCFSTAITEGETAVEGVRAVRAEDAAQARQVLEQGAIPVLADPKCRCREALRPDVLVDAILAKRNLGTRITDAPAVIGVGPGFTAGEDCHAVVETMRGHAMGRVIRQGSALPNTGVPGEIGGYGEERVLRAPAQGIFRPTAQIGDRVKAGEIVGYVADYPMVSAIDGILRGILPKGTRVHMGMKSGDVDPRCQKEHCYFVSDKALAVGGGVLEACLALTGALVEQ, encoded by the coding sequence ATGCTTGTTTTGATCCGTGGCGCGGGTGACATTGCCACCGGCATTGCACTGCGCCTGTGGCGCAGCGGGATGCTGGTGGTGATGACCGATCTGCCCTGGCCCACCGCCATCCGGAGAACGGTTTGCTTTTCAACAGCCATCACCGAAGGAGAGACAGCGGTGGAAGGCGTGCGTGCGGTCCGGGCGGAGGACGCGGCCCAGGCGCGGCAGGTCCTGGAACAGGGGGCCATTCCGGTCCTTGCGGACCCGAAGTGCCGCTGCCGGGAGGCGCTGAGGCCCGATGTGCTGGTGGACGCCATCCTGGCCAAGCGGAACCTGGGGACCAGAATCACAGACGCCCCGGCGGTGATCGGCGTGGGCCCCGGCTTCACCGCCGGAGAGGACTGCCATGCCGTGGTGGAAACCATGCGGGGCCATGCCATGGGACGGGTCATCCGGCAAGGCTCCGCGCTGCCCAATACCGGCGTCCCCGGCGAGATCGGCGGCTACGGGGAGGAGCGGGTGCTTCGGGCGCCGGCCCAGGGCATCTTCCGCCCGACTGCGCAGATCGGCGACCGGGTCAAGGCGGGGGAGATTGTGGGCTATGTGGCGGATTATCCCATGGTGAGCGCCATCGATGGAATTCTGCGGGGCATCCTGCCCAAGGGGACAAGGGTCCATATGGGGATGAAAAGCGGAGACGTGGACCCCCGGTGTCAGAAAGAGCATTGTTACTTTGTATCAGATAAGGCCCTGGCCGTGGGCGGCGGCGTGCTGGAAGCATGCCTGGCCCTGACCGGCGCGCTGGTGGAACAATAA
- the xdhA gene encoding xanthine dehydrogenase subunit XdhA yields the protein MSTSVGQSKVRVDAYDKAAGRAKYTDDLCDKSALIAKILHSTIAHGLVKSVDTSAAEQIPGVVKVITCLDVPDYKFPTAGHPWSTDPAHQDVADRLLLNRHVRYYGDDVAVVVAEDEVAAMQGVRALKVEYEEYPFVLDAQEAMADGAPQVQEDFPGNILAHTSIRKGDLEKALQEPGLIKVEGWYDTPTVQHCHIENHVCFASMEAGRITVVSSTQIPHIIRRVVGQALGIPWGKVRIVKPYIGGGFGNKQDALYEPLCAYLTTQVGGRLVKLECTREETFVSNRVRHAIRTHIISWVRSDGTLAARKFEAFSNQGAYASHGHGVVAKGMGAFPQLYPCDNVECDCWSVFTNRPAAGAMRGYGIPQAMFAGECHIDDICLSLGMDPLEFRRRNLMPVGYVDGFSKNELYDDTFNQCLERGMEVIDYQRKWKAYQNQTGPVRRGVGMAVFWYNTAVWPISLESSSCRMVLNQDGSLQFQTGETEIGQGCDTAYTQMVADAVGVPFEDVHVISSQDTDVTPFGTGAYASRQTYIGGFSIMQTGLLLRQRILNYAHELTRMPVATLDLSDGRIIRKGDGRVLMTLGELATEALYSTTNSQHLTAESTAQIKSNAYSFGCSIAEVEVDIPMCKVKLLNMVNVHDCGRLINPALAEAQVHGGMSMAIGYGLSEELKFDPKTGKPLNNNLLDYKLSTCMDHPDLEARFVENLEPTSPYGTKSLGEPPACSGAPAIRNAVLQATGVAVDRCPITPHVLFEAFKEAGLITD from the coding sequence ATGAGTACAAGTGTAGGGCAGAGCAAGGTCCGCGTGGACGCCTACGACAAGGCGGCCGGCCGGGCCAAATACACCGACGACCTGTGCGACAAAAGCGCTCTGATCGCAAAGATCCTCCATTCCACCATCGCCCACGGCTTGGTGAAGTCTGTGGACACCTCTGCGGCGGAGCAGATCCCCGGCGTGGTGAAGGTGATTACCTGCCTGGACGTGCCGGACTATAAGTTCCCCACCGCGGGACACCCCTGGTCCACGGATCCGGCCCACCAGGATGTGGCGGACCGGCTGCTGCTGAACCGGCATGTGCGCTACTACGGCGACGATGTGGCCGTGGTGGTGGCTGAGGATGAGGTGGCCGCCATGCAGGGCGTGCGGGCGCTGAAGGTGGAGTATGAGGAATATCCCTTTGTGCTGGACGCACAGGAGGCCATGGCCGACGGAGCGCCCCAGGTGCAGGAGGACTTTCCCGGAAACATCCTGGCCCACACCAGCATTCGCAAGGGCGATCTGGAGAAGGCTCTTCAGGAGCCGGGCCTGATCAAGGTGGAGGGCTGGTACGACACGCCCACGGTCCAGCACTGCCACATTGAAAACCACGTCTGCTTTGCCAGTATGGAGGCCGGGCGGATCACCGTGGTGTCCTCCACCCAGATTCCCCATATCATCCGCCGGGTGGTGGGCCAGGCCCTGGGCATTCCCTGGGGCAAGGTGCGTATTGTGAAGCCCTACATAGGCGGCGGATTCGGCAATAAGCAGGACGCGCTCTATGAGCCGCTGTGCGCCTACCTCACCACTCAGGTGGGAGGACGGCTGGTGAAGTTGGAATGCACCCGGGAGGAAACCTTTGTCTCCAACCGTGTGCGCCACGCCATCCGCACCCATATCATCTCCTGGGTGCGGTCGGACGGCACCCTTGCGGCCCGGAAGTTTGAGGCGTTTTCAAACCAGGGCGCCTACGCCTCCCACGGCCACGGCGTGGTGGCCAAGGGCATGGGAGCCTTCCCCCAGCTCTACCCCTGCGATAATGTGGAGTGCGACTGCTGGTCCGTGTTCACCAACCGGCCCGCCGCGGGGGCCATGCGGGGCTACGGCATCCCTCAGGCTATGTTTGCAGGAGAGTGCCATATCGACGACATCTGCTTGAGCCTCGGCATGGACCCGCTGGAGTTCCGCCGGAGAAATCTGATGCCGGTGGGCTATGTGGACGGTTTTTCCAAAAATGAACTCTATGACGATACCTTCAACCAGTGCCTTGAACGGGGCATGGAGGTCATCGATTACCAGCGCAAATGGAAGGCCTATCAGAACCAGACCGGGCCTGTCCGCCGGGGCGTGGGCATGGCCGTGTTCTGGTACAACACCGCCGTCTGGCCCATTTCTCTGGAGTCCTCCTCCTGCCGCATGGTGCTCAACCAGGACGGCTCGCTCCAGTTCCAGACCGGCGAGACGGAGATTGGGCAGGGCTGCGACACCGCCTACACCCAGATGGTGGCCGACGCGGTGGGCGTACCCTTTGAGGATGTCCACGTGATCTCCTCCCAGGATACGGATGTGACGCCCTTCGGCACCGGTGCCTATGCCTCCCGCCAGACCTACATCGGCGGCTTCTCCATCATGCAGACCGGCCTGCTGCTGCGCCAGCGGATTTTGAACTACGCCCATGAGCTGACCAGGATGCCGGTTGCCACGCTGGACCTTTCGGACGGCAGGATCATCCGCAAGGGGGACGGCCGGGTGTTGATGACCTTGGGCGAGCTGGCCACGGAGGCGCTGTACTCCACCACCAACAGCCAGCATCTCACGGCGGAGTCAACCGCTCAGATCAAATCCAACGCCTACTCCTTTGGCTGCTCCATAGCGGAGGTGGAGGTGGACATTCCGATGTGTAAAGTGAAACTGCTGAACATGGTCAATGTCCACGATTGCGGCCGGCTCATCAATCCGGCCCTGGCCGAGGCCCAGGTCCACGGCGGCATGTCCATGGCGATTGGCTACGGACTCAGCGAGGAGTTGAAGTTTGACCCCAAGACGGGCAAGCCGCTGAACAACAACCTCTTGGACTATAAGCTGTCCACCTGCATGGACCATCCGGACCTGGAGGCCCGGTTTGTGGAGAACCTGGAGCCCACCTCGCCTTACGGCACCAAGTCCTTAGGCGAACCGCCGGCCTGCTCCGGTGCCCCGGCCATTCGCAATGCCGTCCTGCAGGCCACCGGCGTGGCGGTGGACAGGTGTCCCATCACGCCCCACGTCCTGTTTGAAGCGTTCAAAGAGGCCGGGCTGATTACCGATTGA
- a CDS encoding AAA family ATPase, with protein sequence MSTKTIITIGRQYGSGGKEIGIRLSKELGIPFYDKELLKRAAQQSGLCEKVFESFDEKPRSLLYSIAMDPYAFSFAGGMEGDSLEQRVYLATFDTIRHLADQGPCVIIGRCADYALQEYPNHLSLFIHAPMAKRIERVARRLNTTPEKAKTAIIKTDKRRASYYEYYSSRKWGDVGSYDFCLDSSYLGTGGTVELIRAILQEIEHPHPSTTEVDPEE encoded by the coding sequence ATGTCAACAAAAACCATCATCACAATCGGCAGACAGTACGGCAGCGGCGGTAAGGAAATCGGTATCCGGCTGTCCAAAGAACTGGGAATCCCGTTCTATGACAAGGAGCTGCTCAAGCGCGCGGCGCAGCAGAGCGGCCTGTGCGAAAAGGTCTTTGAAAGCTTTGACGAAAAGCCAAGGAGCCTGCTGTATTCCATTGCCATGGACCCCTATGCGTTCTCCTTTGCCGGGGGCATGGAGGGGGACTCTCTGGAGCAGAGGGTGTACCTTGCCACCTTTGACACCATCCGCCATCTGGCGGACCAGGGTCCCTGCGTCATCATCGGGCGGTGCGCGGACTACGCGCTTCAGGAGTATCCCAATCACCTGAGCCTGTTCATCCACGCGCCCATGGCCAAGCGGATCGAGCGGGTGGCCAGACGGCTGAATACCACGCCGGAGAAGGCCAAGACGGCGATTATCAAGACCGACAAGCGTCGGGCGTCTTACTATGAGTATTACTCCTCCCGCAAATGGGGCGATGTGGGCAGTTACGACTTCTGCCTGGACAGCAGCTACCTGGGCACCGGCGGGACTGTTGAGCTGATCCGCGCCATCCTTCAGGAGATTGAGCATCCCCATCCCAGCACCACGGAAGTGGATCCCGAGGAATGA